The Xiphophorus hellerii strain 12219 chromosome 22, Xiphophorus_hellerii-4.1, whole genome shotgun sequence genome has a window encoding:
- the LOC116713064 gene encoding monocarboxylate transporter 9 — protein sequence MTSSTKVLDGGWGWAIVAASFMAQLLAYGSPQSVGVLYPEWLHTYQEGKGMTAWVGSLVAGVGLIASPICSACVDNFGARPVTIFSGVMVAGGLMLSAFAPNVQFLIFSYGIVVGLGCGLVYAATLTITCQYFDKRRGLALGIVTTGTSVGAFIYATAQNELIVLYGLDGCLLIIGAIALNLMACSGFMRPLNMPGYYLKQKAALERNTEEQLFVKPPFDDLKIAVGSATTTPEKPLTVKELLITIDVKDLSIQTEKKEGHLAGMAIVKAIKKKQKAYSKYMQSLYEILQDQEMVAFCIAIFLFSLGAFPPVLFVEDVAQSEGLIEEVSVIPLVSIGAIATCVGKLALGILVDIKWINGIYLYAFTMLAAGLVLLLIPITKSYVGLQILTAILGFFSGNWSLTSYITTKIVGLDRLTQAHGILMFFGGFGIMLGPPVVGWFFDWTQSYDLAFYFSGGCVLLGAFILFLLSLPCWNRRPSENDKPEVQYTSTCDKVASVA from the exons ATGACTTCGTCCACCAAAGTCCTGGATGGAGGCTGGGGATGGGCGATCGTTGCTGCCTCCTTCATGGCCCAGCTCCTGGCCTATGGATCACCTCAGTCCGTGGGGGTCCTGTACCCCGAGTGGCTGCACACCTACCAGGAGGGCAAGGGCATGACGGCCTGGGTGGGCTCTCTGGTGGCAGGAGTGGGATTAATAGCCA GTCCCATCTGCAGCGCCTGCGTAGACAACTTCGGAGCACGTCCTGTTACCATCTTCAGTGGCGTTATGGTGGCAGGCGGCCTGATGCTCAGTGCCTTTGCTCCAAACGTCCAGTTCCTCATATTTTCTTATGGAATTGTTGTTG GCCTGGGTTGTGGACTTGTCTACGCCGCCACCTTGACAATCACCTGTCAGTATTTTGACAAGAGACGCGGCCTTGCCCTTGGCATTGTCACCACAG GCACAAGCGTAGGCGCATTCATCTATGCCACTGCTCAAAACGAGCTGATTGTCCTCTATGGCCTAGATGGCTGCTTGCTCATCATCGGAGCCATAGCACTGAATCTCATGGCGTGCTCTGGTTTCATGAGGCCCTTGAACATGCCAGGTTACTACCTCAAGCAAAAGGCCGCCCTCGAACGGAACACAGAAGAGCAGCTCTTCGTCAAGCCCCCATTCGACGACCTCAAGATCGCAGTGGGTTCTGCAACAACCACTCCAGAGAAACCTCTCACGGTGAAGGAGTTGCTCATCACCATTGATGTTAAGGACTTGTCcattcaaacagaaaagaaagagggtCACCTGGCTGGGATGGCCATTGTAAAAGCAAtcaagaaaaagcaaaaggCTTACTCCAAGTACATGCAGTCATTGTACGAGATCTTACAGGACCAAGAAATGGTGGCTTTCTGCATTGCCATCTTCCTATTCAGCTTGGGTGCGTTTCCACCAGTCCTCTTTGTAGAGGACGTGGCCCAGAGTGAAGGACTTATTGAAGAAGTTAGTGTCATTCCTCTTGTATCCATAGGTGCTATTGCCACTTGCGTAGGCAAACTAGCACTGGGCATCCTGGTGGACATTAAATGGATCAACGGTATCTATCTCTATGCCTTCACAATGTTGGCAGCAGGTTTGGTACTACTTCTTATCCCCATCACCAAAAGTTACGTTGGACTGCAAATCCTGACAGCTATCCTTGGTTTTTTCTCTGGAAACTGGTCGCTTACTTCTTACATCACCACTAAGATTGTTGGCTTAGACAGACTGACACAAGCCCATGGCATCCTTATGTTCTTTGGGGGATTTGGGATCATGCTTGGACCTCCTGTTGTAG GGTGGTTTTTTGACTGGACACAGTCGTACGACTTGGCGTTCTACTTCAGTGGTGGCTGCGTTCTGTTGGGAGCGTTCATTCTCTTTCTACTCAGCCTTCCCTGCTGGAACAGGAGGCCCTCTGAGAACGACAAACCTGAAGTCCAATACACCAGCACCTGTGACAAAGTTGCCTCAGTAGCCTGA